From the Cupriavidus necator N-1 genome, one window contains:
- a CDS encoding entericidin A/B family lipoprotein, translating to MKKGWIWCVLFATLLAGCNTMAGLGQDIQRGGQKLESSADRHK from the coding sequence GTGAAGAAAGGTTGGATCTGGTGCGTTTTGTTTGCCACCCTGTTGGCTGGATGCAACACGATGGCGGGGCTCGGCCAGGACATTCAGCGCGGTGGCCAGAAGCTTGAAAGCTCGGCGGACCGTCACAAGTAA
- a CDS encoding MurR/RpiR family transcriptional regulator: MTAPFDILTRIAERGPALRLAEQKVAQVVLEDLAGAAAASINELARKAGVSEASVTRFAKAIGCRDVRDLKLRLAQATAVGARFLQPGSVPAGEAAPATLADSIHADILTALEVNRGLMDAQRIEQAARLLLGARMVYAFGMGGGSSFMADEARHRLARLGQPVASYQDALLQKMVAATLGRDDVVLAFSASGRVPEMLASCDIAREYGARLVAVTALGSPLAARADVLLPVRTLETDFIFKPSASRYAMLMVLDVLATQCALLQPDQSKERLRRLKYVLDTHRGESGPARGPDSRQPLGD, from the coding sequence ATGACCGCGCCCTTTGACATCCTGACCCGCATCGCCGAGCGCGGCCCCGCGCTGCGCCTGGCCGAGCAGAAGGTGGCGCAGGTGGTGCTGGAAGACCTGGCCGGCGCGGCCGCCGCCAGCATCAATGAACTGGCGCGCAAGGCCGGCGTCAGCGAGGCCAGCGTGACGCGCTTTGCCAAGGCCATCGGCTGCCGCGACGTGCGCGACCTGAAGCTGCGCCTGGCCCAGGCCACCGCGGTAGGCGCGCGCTTCCTGCAGCCCGGCAGCGTTCCCGCCGGTGAAGCCGCCCCGGCCACGCTGGCCGACAGCATCCACGCCGACATCCTCACCGCGCTGGAAGTCAACCGCGGCCTGATGGATGCGCAGCGCATCGAACAGGCCGCGCGCCTGTTGCTTGGTGCACGCATGGTCTACGCTTTTGGCATGGGCGGCGGCTCGTCGTTCATGGCCGACGAGGCCCGCCATCGCCTGGCGCGCCTGGGCCAGCCGGTGGCGAGCTACCAGGACGCGCTTCTGCAGAAGATGGTGGCGGCCACGCTGGGCCGCGACGACGTGGTGCTGGCCTTCTCGGCCAGCGGCCGCGTGCCGGAGATGCTGGCCAGCTGCGATATCGCGCGCGAGTACGGTGCCCGCCTGGTGGCCGTGACCGCGCTGGGCTCGCCGCTGGCCGCGCGTGCCGACGTGCTGCTGCCGGTGCGCACGCTGGAGACGGATTTCATTTTCAAGCCGTCGGCATCGCGCTACGCCATGCTGATGGTGCTGGACGTGCTCGCCACGCAATGCGCGCTGTTGCAGCCGGACCAGAGCAAGGAGCGCCTGCGCCGGCTCAAGTACGTGCTGGACACCCACCGCGGCGAAAGCGGCCCCGCCAGGGGCCCTGACAGCCGCCAGCCGCTGGGAGACTGA
- a CDS encoding RidA family protein, translated as MDIKRFGVEGGTGTGGQHMPFARAVAADGWLYVSGQVPMVNGEVIDGGIVPQTHQAIKNVLAILAEAGYGPEHVVRCGVWLDDTRDFASFNKIFKEYFGANPPARACVQSSMVVDCKVEVDCIAYKKPAA; from the coding sequence ATGGACATCAAACGATTCGGCGTCGAAGGCGGCACCGGCACCGGCGGCCAGCACATGCCCTTTGCCCGCGCGGTCGCGGCCGACGGCTGGCTCTACGTCTCCGGCCAGGTGCCGATGGTCAACGGCGAGGTCATCGACGGCGGCATCGTGCCCCAGACCCACCAGGCCATCAAGAACGTGCTGGCCATCCTGGCCGAAGCCGGCTACGGCCCCGAGCACGTCGTGCGCTGCGGCGTCTGGCTGGATGACACGCGCGACTTCGCCTCGTTCAACAAGATCTTCAAGGAATACTTCGGCGCCAACCCGCCCGCGCGCGCCTGCGTGCAGTCGAGCATGGTGGTGGACTGCAAGGTCGAAGTGGACTGCATCGCCTACAAGAAGCCGGCGGCCTGA
- a CDS encoding sugar kinase: MSIDILAYGEPLVEFNQQPDDPSRYLQGFGGDTSNFCIAAARQGASTGYICAVGADTFGERLRALWTQERVDTRHVRVDPSAPTGVYFVSHDNHGHRFDYLREGSAASRYQHEHLPLGAIAAARYLHLSGISLAISTSACDAGLDAMEHARKAGTKVTLDTNLRLRLWSLARARGIMREALMLTDVCLPSWDDITVLTGLDDRDAIVDYLLGCGIGLVALKLGEEGSYVATPESRALVPPYPVKPIDATGAGDCFGGSFVARLAAGADPFEAARYANVAAALSTTGYGAVAPIPDAQTVLGRLAQSVSVIA; this comes from the coding sequence ATGAGCATCGACATCCTGGCCTACGGCGAACCGCTGGTGGAGTTCAACCAGCAGCCCGACGATCCGTCGCGCTACCTGCAAGGCTTTGGCGGCGACACTTCCAACTTCTGCATTGCGGCTGCGCGCCAGGGCGCCAGCACCGGCTATATCTGCGCGGTCGGCGCCGACACCTTCGGCGAGCGCTTGCGCGCGCTGTGGACGCAGGAGCGGGTCGATACCCGCCACGTGCGCGTCGACCCGAGCGCGCCTACCGGGGTCTACTTTGTCTCGCACGACAACCACGGCCACCGCTTCGACTACCTGCGCGAAGGCTCTGCCGCCAGCCGCTACCAGCATGAGCATCTGCCGCTCGGCGCGATCGCCGCGGCGCGCTACCTGCACCTGTCGGGCATCAGCCTGGCCATCAGCACCAGCGCCTGCGATGCCGGGCTGGACGCGATGGAGCATGCGCGCAAGGCCGGCACCAAGGTCACGCTGGACACCAACCTGCGCTTGCGGCTTTGGTCGCTGGCACGCGCGCGCGGCATCATGCGCGAGGCCCTCATGCTGACCGATGTGTGCCTGCCCAGCTGGGATGACATCACCGTGCTGACCGGGCTGGACGACCGCGACGCCATCGTCGACTACCTGCTGGGCTGCGGCATCGGCCTGGTCGCGCTGAAGCTGGGCGAAGAGGGCTCCTATGTGGCCACGCCCGAGTCGCGCGCGCTGGTGCCGCCTTATCCGGTCAAGCCGATCGATGCCACCGGCGCCGGCGACTGCTTCGGCGGCAGCTTTGTCGCGCGCCTGGCCGCGGGTGCCGATCCGTTCGAGGCGGCGCGCTATGCCAACGTGGCCGCCGCGCTGTCTACCACTGGTTATGGCGCGGTGGCGCCGATCCCCGACGCCCAGACCGTGCTGGGCCGGTTGGCGCAGTCAGTGTCGGTGATCGCGTGA
- a CDS encoding YncE family protein, whose protein sequence is MDNRWTAVLVEKFGHSFSAYELAGGERRFSVQLPDYPHEFVVDRERLCGYVGHYGVQTFAHAGDGGAMVIAVDLVSGAVRAQLDCSPYHRIHGLQIDRQGRVYALSERDNMLLVFEAPLERPVPDRAVPAGGVKSHLFVLSADGERAYVTNLLSHTVTLVHPYDATRAPRAANAGRRPEGCCLSRDEAALYVASRDDHSLTRLDARTMEVVRTVPTGEDPTRIYWSPDNRLFVLNYGERSIRIFDPDTLAETGRVDTGAKPIALAFHPADPSRAYVALNDHTVGQLDLPGLTLRHAFTTGKEPDGLAILALPPQ, encoded by the coding sequence ATGGACAACCGATGGACGGCCGTGCTGGTGGAGAAATTCGGCCATAGCTTCAGCGCTTACGAACTGGCAGGCGGCGAGCGCCGCTTCAGCGTGCAGTTGCCGGACTATCCCCATGAATTCGTGGTGGACCGCGAGCGCCTGTGCGGCTACGTCGGCCACTATGGTGTGCAGACCTTCGCACATGCCGGCGACGGCGGCGCCATGGTGATCGCGGTCGACCTGGTGAGCGGCGCGGTCAGGGCGCAGCTTGATTGCTCGCCCTATCACCGCATCCATGGCCTGCAGATTGACCGGCAAGGGCGCGTCTATGCGCTGAGCGAGCGCGACAATATGCTGCTCGTGTTCGAGGCCCCACTAGAGCGCCCGGTGCCGGACCGCGCGGTGCCGGCGGGCGGGGTCAAGAGCCATCTGTTTGTGTTGTCGGCCGATGGCGAGCGTGCTTACGTGACCAACCTGCTGTCGCATACCGTGACACTGGTGCACCCCTACGATGCCACCCGCGCACCGCGCGCGGCCAACGCCGGCAGGCGCCCCGAGGGCTGTTGCCTGAGCCGCGACGAAGCGGCGCTCTACGTTGCCAGCCGCGACGACCACAGTCTCACCCGGCTGGACGCGCGCACGATGGAAGTGGTGCGCACGGTGCCGACGGGCGAGGACCCCACTCGCATCTACTGGTCGCCGGACAACCGCCTGTTCGTACTCAACTACGGCGAGCGCAGCATCCGCATTTTCGACCCCGACACGCTCGCGGAGACCGGTCGGGTCGATACCGGCGCCAAGCCGATCGCGCTCGCCTTCCATCCGGCTGACCCGAGCCGCGCCTATGTCGCGCTCAACGACCACACCGTCGGCCAGCTTGACCTGCCTGGCCTGACCCTGCGCCATGCCTTCACCACCGGCAAGGAACCGGACGGTCTTGCCATCCTGGCTTTGCCGCCGCAGTAG
- a CDS encoding bifunctional 4-hydroxy-2-oxoglutarate aldolase/2-dehydro-3-deoxy-phosphogluconate aldolase, producing MQNQTSPLLQRLADVPVIPVLEFHSVDEALHVSEALVTGGLPLLEITLRTPVALEAIRAVAAALPQACVGAGTVLNVEQLHAVRDAGAQFAVSPGLTPALAEGAQGAGISLLPGVATASEAMAALEAGFTFLKFFPAQAAGGVPMLKSLGGPLPQLRFCPTGGIDAALAPTYLALPNVVCVGGSWVVPKDAVASGDWGRIRTLAEQARALRNKG from the coding sequence ATGCAAAACCAGACTTCCCCGCTGCTTCAACGCCTTGCCGATGTGCCGGTGATCCCGGTGCTGGAGTTCCACTCGGTCGACGAGGCCCTGCACGTCAGCGAGGCACTGGTCACCGGCGGCTTGCCGCTGCTTGAGATCACGCTGCGTACGCCGGTGGCGCTGGAAGCGATCAGGGCGGTGGCGGCAGCCTTGCCGCAGGCCTGCGTCGGTGCCGGCACGGTACTGAACGTCGAGCAGCTGCACGCCGTGCGCGATGCGGGCGCGCAGTTTGCCGTCTCGCCCGGCCTGACCCCGGCGCTGGCCGAGGGCGCGCAGGGCGCGGGCATCTCGCTGCTGCCGGGCGTGGCCACCGCGAGTGAGGCGATGGCGGCGCTGGAAGCCGGCTTCACCTTTCTCAAGTTCTTCCCGGCGCAGGCCGCGGGCGGCGTGCCGATGCTGAAGTCGCTGGGCGGGCCGCTGCCGCAGCTGCGCTTCTGCCCGACGGGCGGCATCGACGCCGCGCTGGCGCCGACCTACCTGGCGCTGCCCAACGTGGTGTGCGTGGGCGGTTCATGGGTGGTGCCCAAGGACGCCGTCGCCAGCGGCGACTGGGGCCGCATCCGCACGCTGGCCGAGCAGGCCAGGGCACTGCGCAACAAGGGCTGA
- a CDS encoding hemolysin family protein yields MEIAILLALILLNGLFAMSEIALVTARKARLQRQIENGDRGAIAAVQLGEDPTRFLSTVQIGITSIGVLNGVVGESTLAQPLGLWLQGFGLSPNTSGYVATAIVVAGLTYFSIVLGELVPKRLGQMAPEAIARLVARPIGWLAVASTPFVKLLSSSTRLVLRMLGTKVDRGPGVTEEEIHALLVEGSEAGVIEQHEHTMVRNVFRLDDRQLASLMVPRGDVVYLDVEETLDENLHRIEESDHSRFPVVRGGMHDIIGVVSARQLLARRLRGEEADLKAAAQPAVFVPESVTGMELLENFRGSGGQMAFVIDEYGEVLGLVTLQDLIEAITGEFKADAAGEEWAVQRDDGSWLLDGLIPIPELKDRIGLRQVPEEEKERYHTLSGMLLLLLGRLPQIADSVQWGDWRFEIVDMDGKRIDKVLAARLPPQEGPEEETTG; encoded by the coding sequence ATGGAAATTGCCATACTACTGGCGCTGATTCTGCTCAACGGCCTGTTCGCGATGTCCGAGATCGCGCTGGTCACGGCCCGTAAGGCACGTCTGCAGCGCCAGATCGAGAACGGTGACCGCGGCGCGATTGCCGCGGTCCAGCTGGGCGAGGACCCCACGCGCTTCCTGTCCACGGTGCAGATCGGCATCACGTCGATCGGCGTGCTCAATGGCGTGGTCGGAGAATCCACGCTGGCGCAGCCGCTGGGCCTCTGGCTGCAGGGCTTCGGCTTGTCGCCGAACACCTCCGGCTATGTGGCGACCGCCATCGTGGTGGCCGGCCTGACCTACTTTTCCATCGTGCTGGGCGAACTGGTGCCCAAGCGCCTGGGCCAGATGGCCCCGGAAGCGATCGCGCGGCTGGTGGCGCGCCCGATCGGCTGGCTGGCCGTGGCCTCCACCCCGTTCGTCAAGCTGCTGTCCAGCTCCACGCGGCTGGTGCTGCGGATGCTGGGCACCAAGGTCGACCGCGGCCCGGGCGTGACCGAGGAAGAAATCCACGCACTGCTGGTCGAGGGCTCCGAGGCCGGCGTGATCGAGCAGCACGAGCACACCATGGTGCGCAACGTGTTCCGGCTGGACGACCGCCAGCTGGCATCGCTGATGGTGCCGCGCGGCGATGTCGTGTACCTGGACGTCGAAGAGACGCTGGATGAAAACCTGCACCGCATCGAAGAGTCCGACCATTCGCGCTTTCCGGTGGTGCGCGGCGGCATGCACGACATCATCGGCGTGGTCAGCGCGCGCCAGCTGCTGGCGCGCCGGCTGCGCGGCGAGGAAGCCGACCTGAAGGCCGCGGCGCAGCCGGCGGTGTTCGTGCCCGAGAGCGTGACCGGCATGGAACTGCTGGAGAATTTCCGCGGCTCCGGCGGCCAGATGGCCTTTGTCATCGACGAATACGGCGAAGTGCTGGGCCTGGTCACGCTGCAGGACCTGATCGAGGCCATCACCGGCGAATTCAAGGCCGACGCCGCCGGCGAGGAATGGGCGGTGCAGCGCGACGACGGCTCGTGGCTGCTCGACGGCCTGATCCCGATCCCGGAACTGAAGGACCGCATCGGCCTGCGCCAGGTGCCGGAAGAAGAAAAAGAGCGCTACCACACCCTGTCCGGCATGCTGCTCCTGCTGCTGGGCCGCCTGCCGCAGATCGCCGACAGCGTGCAATGGGGCGACTGGCGCTTCGAGATCGTCGACATGGACGGCAAACGCATCGACAAGGTGCTGGCCGCGCGCCTGCCCCCGCAGGAAGGTCCTGAGGAAGAGACCACCGGCTGA
- a CDS encoding amino acid deaminase, producing the protein MREIKYQAGVIDPLNKALGRMEGPIAPDAAGQTGWNLLQEELSLPAAVLYEDRLAHNLEWMRRFMNEYGVQLAPHGKTTMAPKLFARQLGAGAWGITLATAHQTAAAHAHGVKRVLMANQLVGRRNMEIIADLLRDPDFEFFALVDSAALVDQLGKFFQERGQKLQVLLELGVEGGRTGVRDDAQQQAVLDALARWPQALSLAGVEIYEGVLKEEADIRKFLQRTVAVTRRLAREGRFGRSPVVMSGAGSAWYDVVAEEFARTEIGAPIDIVLRPGCYLTHDVGIYRAAQQRILASNPVAQKMREGLLPALQLWAYVQSIPEPDRVIIGMGKRDAAFDAGMPIPARLYRPGTEAPVDVPAHWEVTGMMDQHAYLQVKPGDDVQVGDMIAFDISHPCLTFDKWRHIPVLDRDMRVIDIVQTFF; encoded by the coding sequence ATGCGTGAAATAAAGTATCAGGCCGGCGTGATCGATCCGCTCAACAAGGCACTGGGCCGGATGGAAGGCCCGATCGCCCCGGATGCGGCCGGCCAGACCGGCTGGAACTTGTTGCAGGAAGAGTTGAGCCTGCCGGCCGCGGTGCTCTATGAAGACCGGCTTGCGCACAACCTGGAATGGATGCGCCGCTTCATGAACGAATACGGCGTGCAGCTTGCGCCGCACGGCAAGACCACCATGGCGCCCAAGCTGTTTGCGCGCCAGCTCGGCGCCGGCGCGTGGGGCATCACGCTGGCCACCGCGCACCAGACCGCGGCCGCGCATGCGCACGGCGTCAAACGCGTGCTGATGGCCAACCAGCTGGTGGGCCGGCGCAATATGGAAATCATCGCTGACCTGCTGCGCGATCCGGATTTCGAATTCTTCGCGCTGGTGGACTCGGCCGCGCTGGTCGACCAGCTCGGCAAGTTCTTCCAGGAGCGCGGGCAGAAGCTGCAGGTGCTGCTGGAGCTGGGCGTGGAAGGCGGGCGCACCGGCGTGCGCGACGACGCGCAGCAGCAGGCCGTGCTGGACGCGCTGGCGCGCTGGCCGCAGGCGCTGTCGCTGGCCGGCGTCGAGATCTATGAAGGCGTGCTCAAGGAAGAAGCCGATATCCGCAAGTTCCTGCAGCGCACCGTGGCGGTGACGCGGCGGCTGGCACGGGAAGGCCGCTTCGGCCGCAGCCCTGTGGTGATGTCGGGCGCGGGCTCGGCCTGGTACGACGTGGTGGCCGAGGAATTCGCGCGCACCGAGATCGGCGCGCCGATCGACATCGTGCTGCGCCCCGGCTGCTACCTGACGCACGACGTGGGCATCTACCGCGCCGCGCAGCAGCGCATCCTGGCCAGCAACCCGGTCGCGCAGAAGATGCGCGAGGGCCTGCTGCCGGCGCTGCAGCTGTGGGCCTATGTGCAGTCGATCCCTGAGCCGGACCGCGTCATCATCGGCATGGGCAAGCGCGATGCGGCCTTCGACGCCGGCATGCCGATCCCGGCACGGCTGTACCGGCCCGGCACCGAGGCGCCGGTGGACGTGCCCGCGCACTGGGAAGTCACCGGCATGATGGACCAGCACGCCTACCTGCAGGTCAAGCCGGGCGACGACGTTCAGGTCGGCGACATGATCGCCTTCGATATCTCGCACCCATGCCTGACTTTCGACAAGTGGCGCCATATCCCGGTGCTGGACCGCGACATGCGCGTGATCGACATCGTGCAAACCTTCTTCTGA
- a CDS encoding GntP family permease yields MGAVTGTTLLVYALIAVIALVVLIARFKLNPFITLVVVSVLLGFAVGMPMGDIVKSFEAGVGGTLGHIALVVGLGTMLGKMMAESGGAERIANTLIDFFGAKNVHWAMATIAFIVGLPVFFEVGFVLLVPIAFNVAKRTGTSMVLVGIPMVAGLSVVHGLIPPHPAALLAVTAYGADIGKTIMYALIVGIPTAALAGPLFAKLMDRYVKLPEINPLAEQFTEEDERVKASHELPGFGITVFTILLPVILMLIGSWADLIATPKTFANDFLKLIGNSVMALLIAALVSFYTFGKARGFNRETILKFTNECVAPTAIITLVVGAGGGFGRILRDSGISNAIVDVATGANVSVLVLGWLVAVMIRIATGSATVAMTTAAGIVAPIAASVPGTRPELLVLTTGAGSLILSHVNDGGFWLVKEYFNMTVTQTFQTWSVCETIISVVALLLTLGLATVI; encoded by the coding sequence ATGGGTGCCGTCACCGGAACCACGCTCTTGGTGTATGCGCTGATCGCAGTGATCGCACTGGTGGTGCTGATCGCGCGCTTCAAGCTCAACCCCTTCATTACCCTGGTGGTCGTTTCAGTGCTGCTCGGCTTTGCCGTGGGCATGCCGATGGGCGACATCGTCAAGTCCTTTGAAGCCGGTGTCGGCGGCACGCTGGGCCATATCGCGCTGGTGGTCGGCCTGGGCACCATGCTCGGCAAGATGATGGCCGAATCCGGCGGCGCCGAGCGCATCGCCAACACACTGATCGATTTCTTCGGCGCAAAGAACGTGCATTGGGCGATGGCCACCATCGCCTTTATCGTCGGCCTGCCGGTGTTCTTTGAAGTGGGCTTCGTGCTGCTGGTGCCGATCGCCTTCAACGTGGCCAAGCGCACCGGCACGTCGATGGTGCTGGTCGGCATCCCGATGGTGGCCGGCCTGTCCGTGGTGCACGGCCTGATCCCGCCGCACCCGGCCGCGCTGCTGGCGGTGACCGCCTATGGCGCCGACATCGGCAAGACCATCATGTACGCGCTGATCGTGGGCATTCCCACGGCAGCCCTCGCTGGCCCGCTGTTCGCCAAGCTGATGGACCGCTACGTCAAGCTACCCGAGATCAACCCGCTGGCGGAGCAGTTCACCGAAGAGGATGAGCGCGTCAAGGCATCGCATGAGTTGCCGGGCTTCGGCATCACCGTGTTCACCATCCTGCTGCCCGTGATCCTGATGCTGATCGGCAGCTGGGCAGACCTCATCGCCACGCCCAAGACCTTTGCCAACGACTTCCTGAAGCTGATTGGCAACTCGGTGATGGCGCTGCTGATTGCCGCGCTGGTGAGCTTCTACACCTTCGGCAAGGCGCGCGGCTTCAACCGCGAGACCATCCTCAAGTTCACCAACGAGTGCGTGGCGCCCACCGCTATCATCACGCTGGTGGTCGGCGCCGGCGGCGGCTTTGGCCGCATCCTGCGTGACTCGGGCATCTCCAACGCCATCGTCGACGTCGCCACCGGCGCCAACGTGTCGGTGCTGGTGCTGGGCTGGCTGGTGGCGGTGATGATCCGCATCGCCACGGGCTCGGCCACGGTGGCCATGACCACCGCCGCGGGCATCGTCGCGCCGATCGCCGCCAGCGTGCCGGGCACCCGCCCGGAGCTGCTGGTGCTGACCACCGGCGCCGGTTCGCTGATCCTGTCGCACGTGAACGACGGCGGCTTCTGGCTGGTCAAGGAGTACTTCAACATGACCGTGACCCAGACCTTCCAGACCTGGTCGGTGTGCGAGACCATCATCTCGGTGGTGGCGCTGCTGCTGACGCTGGGCCTGGCCACGGTGATCTGA
- a CDS encoding GGDEF domain-containing protein has translation MHPDADDIAAAAGAPGAMQPSALVSALAARRSGTGQPATILSIRLDRFASACETLGPRRAARLRAIVQARIACLLPPGAIMHWMAAADLVVITALPDGVPDPGPVASRLADDLSRPFALDGFELFISCSIGVATDHPDIPAERSLQQALDAMLRVDRRGGDGLARAEKPAAPPTAPLLAALPDALERGELSLQLQPRADFASAVVSGYTVRLRWHHPALGRVAPQDFLPAVESLGLVGRIGSWLLESVLPLVRAAENVAPLQFTLLASSAQLHRPQMVEALAHAIDAGGIAPDRLCIEVSASAVPADADIIARVAALRRRGLQLTLGDFDDSPGCRQLLAALHPDSVTLDARRLGHAPRPGDSANRADSLHAACRLARGAGVSVCAKGVETHQQLEAVRAWGCHSVQGYLLAQPFPAAWLLQTHAAIQQRARELLAPHA, from the coding sequence ATGCATCCTGATGCCGATGACATCGCCGCGGCCGCGGGCGCACCTGGCGCGATGCAGCCGTCCGCCCTGGTGTCCGCGCTTGCGGCACGCCGCTCCGGCACCGGGCAGCCAGCGACGATCCTTTCTATCCGCCTGGACCGCTTTGCCAGCGCCTGCGAAACCCTGGGGCCCCGGCGCGCAGCGAGGCTGCGGGCCATCGTGCAGGCACGCATCGCCTGCCTGCTGCCGCCTGGCGCCATCATGCACTGGATGGCGGCGGCAGACCTGGTGGTCATTACCGCGCTGCCGGACGGCGTGCCCGACCCCGGCCCGGTGGCCAGCCGGCTGGCCGACGACCTGTCCCGGCCGTTCGCGCTGGACGGCTTCGAGCTGTTTATTTCGTGCAGCATCGGCGTGGCCACCGACCATCCGGATATCCCGGCGGAACGCAGCCTGCAGCAGGCCCTGGACGCCATGCTGCGGGTCGATCGACGGGGGGGCGACGGCCTGGCGCGCGCCGAAAAGCCCGCCGCGCCGCCGACCGCGCCCCTGCTGGCAGCCCTGCCCGATGCGCTGGAGCGCGGCGAACTGAGCCTGCAGCTGCAGCCGCGCGCCGACTTCGCCAGCGCCGTGGTCAGCGGCTACACCGTGCGGCTGCGCTGGCACCATCCGGCGCTCGGGCGCGTGGCGCCGCAGGATTTCCTGCCGGCGGTGGAGTCGCTGGGGCTGGTCGGCCGGATTGGCAGCTGGCTGCTGGAAAGCGTGCTGCCGCTGGTACGCGCCGCCGAAAACGTGGCCCCGCTGCAATTCACCCTGCTGGCCTCCAGCGCCCAGCTGCACCGCCCGCAGATGGTGGAGGCACTGGCCCACGCCATCGACGCAGGCGGCATCGCACCGGACCGCCTGTGCATCGAAGTGTCGGCCAGCGCGGTGCCGGCCGACGCCGACATCATTGCCCGCGTTGCCGCCCTGCGCCGGCGCGGGCTGCAACTGACGCTGGGCGATTTCGACGACAGCCCGGGCTGCCGCCAGTTGCTGGCGGCGCTGCACCCGGACAGCGTCACGCTGGACGCCCGCCGGCTGGGCCATGCACCCCGGCCCGGTGATTCCGCCAACCGTGCCGACAGCCTGCACGCCGCCTGCCGGCTGGCCCGGGGCGCCGGCGTGTCGGTCTGTGCCAAGGGGGTCGAGACCCACCAGCAGCTCGAGGCCGTGCGTGCCTGGGGCTGCCACAGCGTGCAGGGCTACCTACTGGCGCAGCCATTCCCCGCGGCCTGGCTGCTCCAGACCCATGCGGCGATCCAGCAGCGCGCGCGGGAGCTGCTGGCGCCCCACGCCTGA
- a CDS encoding N-acyl-D-amino-acid deacylase family protein has translation MPHLFDTLIRCVTLIDGSGAAARLADVALRDGRIARIDEAGAIDPDAASHVVEGDGLVLAPGFIDVHTHDDTNVVRQPEMTPKLSQGVTTVVVGNCGISAAPVTLAGEPPDPMNLLGHADAFRYPDFKSYVDAVEAAQPAVNVAALVGHTALRSNHMDRFDRAATPEEIAAMRAQLEEALQHGALGLSTGLAYANAFSAPTDEVLALAEPLAKAGALYATHLRSEFAEILDAMDEAFRIGRHARVPVVISHLKCAGVANWGRSTEVLDALDGAQRWQPVGCDCYPYTASSSTLDLKQVTSDFDIMVTWSEGAPEMSGRLLADIAAEWQVDLHEAARRLMPAGAVYHCMEDADVDRILSHPATVVGSDGLPNDPLPHPRLWGAFPRVLGHYARDRELFPLSVAVNKMTGMSAERFGLQERGFVREGYWADLVLFDATTIRDAASFTDPMQPAEGIAAVWVNGELSWQQRQTTGVRAGRFLPRGSRPEFGAA, from the coding sequence ATGCCACACCTGTTCGATACCCTGATCCGCTGCGTCACCCTGATCGACGGCTCCGGCGCCGCCGCGCGCCTGGCCGATGTGGCCCTGCGCGACGGCCGCATCGCCCGCATCGATGAAGCCGGCGCGATCGATCCCGACGCCGCCTCGCATGTAGTCGAAGGCGACGGCCTGGTCCTTGCACCGGGCTTTATCGACGTGCATACGCACGACGACACCAACGTGGTGCGCCAGCCCGAGATGACGCCCAAGCTGTCGCAGGGCGTGACCACGGTGGTGGTCGGCAACTGCGGCATCAGCGCCGCGCCGGTGACGCTGGCGGGCGAGCCGCCCGACCCGATGAACCTGCTCGGCCATGCCGACGCCTTCCGCTACCCGGATTTCAAAAGCTACGTCGATGCGGTGGAAGCCGCGCAGCCCGCGGTCAACGTTGCCGCGCTGGTAGGCCATACCGCGCTGCGCAGCAATCATATGGACCGCTTCGACCGCGCTGCCACGCCGGAAGAAATCGCGGCAATGCGAGCACAGCTGGAAGAAGCGCTGCAGCATGGCGCGCTGGGCCTGTCCACGGGCCTGGCCTACGCCAACGCGTTCAGCGCGCCGACCGATGAGGTGCTGGCGCTGGCCGAACCGCTGGCCAAGGCCGGCGCGCTCTACGCCACCCACCTGCGCAGCGAGTTCGCCGAGATCCTCGACGCCATGGACGAGGCCTTCCGCATCGGCCGTCATGCACGCGTGCCGGTGGTGATCTCGCACCTGAAATGCGCGGGCGTGGCCAACTGGGGCCGCAGCACCGAGGTGCTGGACGCGCTCGACGGCGCGCAGCGCTGGCAGCCGGTGGGCTGCGACTGCTACCCCTACACCGCCAGTTCCTCCACGCTGGACCTGAAGCAGGTCACCAGCGATTTCGACATCATGGTGACCTGGTCCGAAGGCGCGCCCGAAATGAGCGGCCGCCTGCTGGCCGATATCGCCGCCGAATGGCAGGTAGACCTGCACGAAGCCGCGCGACGGCTGATGCCCGCGGGCGCGGTCTACCACTGCATGGAAGACGCCGACGTCGACCGCATCCTGAGCCATCCGGCCACGGTGGTCGGCTCGGACGGGCTGCCCAACGACCCGCTGCCGCATCCACGCCTGTGGGGCGCCTTCCCCCGCGTGCTGGGCCACTACGCCCGCGACCGCGAGCTGTTCCCGCTGTCGGTGGCCGTCAACAAGATGACCGGCATGTCCGCCGAGCGCTTCGGGCTGCAGGAACGCGGCTTCGTGCGCGAAGGCTACTGGGCCGACCTGGTGCTGTTCGACGCCACCACCATCCGCGATGCGGCCAGCTTTACCGATCCCATGCAACCGGCCGAGGGCATTGCCGCGGTCTGGGTCAACGGCGAGCTGTCATGGCAGCAGCGCCAGACCACCGGCGTGCGCGCCGGCCGGTTCCTGCCGCGAGGCTCGCGGCCTGAGTTCGGCGCCGCCTGA